Genomic segment of Prochlorococcus marinus CUG1433:
CGCATCACCCCTACAAAATTGGGGTCAATTAACCAGAAATCATTAGTTGTATTCAATAAACCAAAATGAAATTAAATTAATAATATGATTTCATTACAATTTGCGAGGTAATTATTTATTTAGTTTATTCATATTTGATATGTTTTTTCTTTTTGTCTATTTTTTTTCAATTCGCCACGTTTTTTTTTAACCTCAACTCTTTTCTTTTGCGATGCTTTAGTAGGTTGTGTAGATTTTCTTAATTTAAATGGTTTATTTAAAGCATTTTTTATGATTGAACTAAATTTCATTAAAGCTAGCTGCCTATTTAATAATTGATTTCTGTGTTCTTGAACCGTTAAACGTAAGCTATTATTCACTAATTTGTTTTTCAAGTTTATCTTAAGAATTTCTTTCTGATAATCATTTAATACTTTGGAATCTTCTAAATTAAAAATAATCTCCACTCTGCTTTCAATTTTATTTACATTTTGTCCTCCAGGACCGGAGGATCTGGAAAATCGCCATTTAATTTCGTTGGAGGGGATTACTAATGTTTTAGTAATTTTTAAATCCATTTTTAGTTCTTTTTGATTTAGATCTTTAGAATCATCTCCTTAATATTTTAAAGCATACCTTAAAATTCGATCGGTAAATACTGGGCGGTTAAGTTAGGTAAACCGAATTTCGGTGTATTTGCCGTATCAATATCTTCGGTATTTATCCTTTCATATTTCAAAGAATTATCAGATATTGAATTTGTACTAATTCAAAGGTCACTTATGTATTCAATGTTTGATCTGCTTTTTGAAACACCTTCATATCGCCCAGTATATGTTATTTCCGATAGTGAAATGAAGGAGTT
This window contains:
- the arfB gene encoding aminoacyl-tRNA hydrolase, producing MDLKITKTLVIPSNEIKWRFSRSSGPGGQNVNKIESRVEIIFNLEDSKVLNDYQKEILKINLKNKLVNNSLRLTVQEHRNQLLNRQLALMKFSSIIKNALNKPFKLRKSTQPTKASQKKRVEVKKKRGELKKNRQKEKTYQI